The genomic region ACAGCATGTGGAAGAAACCTTCAGTCACAGCTCAGACTTTGTTTTACCTCAGTGAATCCACACTGGGAAAAGAACCTATTCTTGAGATAAGTATAAGAAAATATCAGTTGTGGCAAACATCATCCAACCAGAGACTTTACACTTGTGTGTGGCAAAGCTTTTGGTTATAGCTCATTTCTTGTTAGACACCAGAAATTCCACGTGGGTTAGAGTCTCTTGGTTTTTGGAGGGTGAAAAGTCATTAATTTAGAATTGCCGTCTTTTTTGTGAACATTTCTGATAAATACTATGCCTGAAATAGGAGTGGAAGAGCTTTCAGCTATAGTACATAGCTTCTGCTCCATCTGTCAACCCACAATGCAGAGAAATGGTATCAGTGGACAGAACTcccaatttatttttaacaatcaaACAATTCAAGCCCAGGAGATAGTTGAGGGGATCAAACATGATGGTAAAGTTATAGAACCTGGACACTTACCCACTTGGCTTTTATACACACAGAGAAAATATTCCACAGCTATACTCTCCATTCCCAATTCTAATCATTTAGTTTTTAATTCCAGAAGGATAGGTCAAGAGATTATGGAGGCATGTAATAGAATATGAAGTTCCAACACCACCTATGAAGCAAAAGGTTTAACTTGAATCTCATCCAGCCtctataacattctttcaacTAACAAGAAATACAGGAAGATACCatgaggaaacaaacagacaaatctaGAATGTCAAACATTATTTAAGACAGTTGGTCTAGACTCTTAAAAAagacagcaaaacaaaaaagaaaaacagtgggGGACTCTTTTAGATTAAAAGAAACTCTGCAGAGAAACAGTGACCAAATATAATGAGTCAAACTTGATCCCCAAAACAGCTGTAGAAAATATTTGGGTAACAATTGGGGAAGTTGGAATACGGAATGAATATAATGTCTAAAAGGTCtaattgatgatgatgatgtgacAGTGGTTGGTTACATAGAAGaatgtccttattcttaggagCTGCATGCGGCATATTTAGAGTTGAAGGGTTATGATATCTATAGTATATTTTCAAATGGcataatgtgtatgtgtgtagggagagagaaagctaatatggcaaaatgttagtTGTTGAATCTAGCTAGAGAATATACGTATGTTGTAAggtttcaaaataaagtttaaaaaagataaaaggaattaTGGATGGCACATAACACCCTTTGGAAGAAATGCAAAGGTAGTGGGGTAGCACAGAATAGAGCATGGTAACGGTAGTCAGAAAACCCAGGTCCAGGTCTCAAATTGTCCACTATTAGCTGTGCATCCAGAAGCAAATAATTTCACATATCCAggctttagtttccttatctagAAAATAAGGATTaataaatttcacaaaattaTTCTGAAGCTTAAATTAGTTAATGCCAGAGAAAACCCTTCACAacttaaaaaggaatatatattgCAGAATTGTCCTATTCACTTTTATACTTTTTAAGTACCTTTGGATCCTTTCATTTATCCTGAGAAACATATATCTTCAAATAAATTGTGAACTCCCAAAGGGAAGTACTGTATTTCTACCTTTTTGACCAATAAAGTAATACCCACCAACTGGATATTGATTTCCTTTACCAAATATGAGTCTAAATTTCTTTGGCAGGCATGAAGATAGTAAATATCATAATAAAGATTGAAATTGCTGTATATTTAGGCAATTGTGATGCAAAATGCTAATACCTTTGTTTCTGAACAGTGACATTCTGGATTGAATATATGTATTTGTAGGCAAAGAAATATGCTTGTGGATAAGAACAACAGTTTGGATGAGGTGAGGGCctggaatttgtatttttaacatgCATTCAAGTGATTCTTATGCTctctaaaatttgagaaccactgggctagAATATTGAGTAATCATTACTCCCTGGGACCAAATGTGGGTCCAAGAGCTTTGAGTCAGAATTAATGATACCACCCTCCAAAAAGAAGAGTAAGTGAAAAGCAAAACCAAGTTGAAGATTGTTATAACTGTCCTAATGTACATGGATAGTCTTAAGGGATTCCTGATGTTGTGGCAATAGTGCTGTGCTCCATAACAAAGGGTCCCAAGTTCTGCTTCCAGCTTCCACTAGGCATGTGTAGGTATTATTTCTCTAAACCTCTGTTTCTCGGTCTCATCGATAAAATGTGGCAAAGGTGTTGTGTCACCTACATGAGTTGATGGATAAGAAAACTGTAAGTatgcaatatatatttgttgattgatAAAGCACTTCAAAGATTCAATCCTTAGATGACTTCTTTATAATTATTCCCTACATTATCTCATCTTGCCCTATATGGAGATATCCATATGTATGTCTTTAGCCTTGACTTCTTTACTGAACTCCAGACTCCTGTCCCAACTGCATATATGACATTTCCTCTTGGATATCTAATTGGCGTCTTAAATGTAACATTACCAAAACAAACCTATTGAATCTTCTCCCTATTCCAGTTCTTATTTCAGGCTACTCTTTTTCCAAAAAGGCAGTCTTATTCTTGTTGCTCAGATAAAAATCGTGGAGTCATCCTTATCCCACATAAAATTCATTAGCAAATCATGCTGGCACTGCCTTCAAATATTTGCAGAAGTGTATTTTACCACCTCTCACTTCTAAGCTAATCCAAGCCACCATGACTTCTTGCCTGGGAAtacaaaaatagtattttttttagcTCCCTTCCTGCTTACCTTAAGACTATTCTCAACAGAGCAGCCAGAGCAGACTTTAAGATGTAAGTCATGGAGTGAAATTTACAGGAACAGGTTTTTggctccttttgtgtctgatagctgataatctttgaacatttaacaggaaagaaaaagaccaaTGATTTCATTCCTCTGTCCCAAAACCCTCCAAGAGCTTCCTATGTTACTCAGGACAAAATCCCACACCCTTGTAGTTTACAAACTCCTGAATGTGTCCACCCACCTCCTGATTCAAGGCCTTTGCGCCTGCTTTTCCATCTATCAGGAAAACTCTTCCCTTCAGATATCCTCATGCCTCGGTTACTCACTTCTTGTTTCTCCCTTTTCTATGATCGATAAAGTAGTCCCACCCCTAGCTCTCTTTCCTCTTATTATCCCTACGTATTATCGTCCATCTTCCCGACTTGACTGTGAACCTCATCGGACAAGGAGTTATTTTCATTGCCGCATCCGCAGCGCCTAAAACAGTGTCGGGCATGTAGTAGGCACTCAATCAAGTTTTTGTGTGCTGTCAGCAAACGGAGCCGATCCTGCCTTTGAAAGCCTGAGAGCCGCCGGGTCTGCTTCAGAGAGCCTCCTTTTGAGAGAGGTGGCCTGGCCACCCAGTTGATTGGTTCCTCTTTCCCGCCGAACCTCATCCCTTTCCCAGGCTCGTTCCAGGGCCTTCGGGCGCATTGGCTGATCCTCCTAGCCAATGACAGGGGAAAAACGGCGGGAGGCAGAGCCAGAGTGCCCAGAGATCCAGCGGGGCTCCGGAGGGGACGGGAGGACTCCAGTTTGGGGGAGGCAAAGAGACACCGAAATTACCGATGCCTAGAAGGGCCCGAGGGTTAGGGTGGGAGCTAGTGGGGAGTCGGTGACGTTGTTCCGTCTCCGCTTTGTTTCAAGAAGTGGGACCTGCGATTTCGGTGAGGGGTGCGCGACAGCCTggcgggaggtgggggtggggtgaggggtggggggcacaggccCGGAATGAGGCCCCGCCTACGGCCGCCAGCTGCTGAGAAGGGGGCGCGGCAGCCCAGTGGGTGGCTGTGGGACCCCCTCCCCTCGCTTGGCTCTGCCCCTTTGTCTTGGGTCTCGTCCTGGACTTCGGGTAGCTGCTCCCTCGGACCGGGCTGGTGGAGGTGACAGAACTTTTTCATCCCCGACCCTAATCCTTGGGCCTGGTCCCAGAAAGTCAGTGGGTCTCGGGGTGGAAGAGTTGACTTCCAGCCCCGGTCTTCCCAAAGTAATAGTGGTAGAGGCTCCTCCCAGGTTCAGCAGCCTCCACAAGCCCTGACTCAGATCATCAGTCCAACCCCCACTCTGCTACCGGTGAAGAAACTTTGGGCCCAGAAAGGCGGACAGAGTCttgctcattattttatttaacaaatatttattgagcaccaacccAGTAGTGTGCTAGGTCTTGGAGTTATAGCTCTATACAAGGCAGAGCTATATTCTGgtagggaagaaaagaaacaagcttGGATGTTAGAAGCAGAGCTTGGGGTACTGGGGGAGCACAAAACAAATGTTGAGGCCTAATAATCCTGAGATGggtgttctgaaaaaaaaatcttctttcttccctttgaaGTCTTATTTCTTACATACAGTAGTCACAGCAAAGTTTCCCTCTCATCCCCCTTCTGCAAACTTCCTGAGAAAAGTTGGATTGCAGAGAACTTTCCAGTTGGAATACATTTTGCAATTAGAAGAGAATATCAAGGCTTTTACATAGCAACAGAATGTGTGAAAAGGAGCAGCTGGCCATTTTGTGATGAAATGAACATTTCCTTCAGACACAGAGTCTTGTCACCCATTAGCTACACGATCTTGGGAAATTCATTCAACCTCTGGGAGCCtcgtttcctcatctttaaaaatggCAATGAACATCCTTACTGCCAAGGGTTCTATAAAAAGGGAAGTTGCCCAGAGGATGAGACATTTCTCTAGTGTCCACTTGGAGTTGAGCTCTTAGAGGACTCAGTCATTCCTATTGGTTTGCAGTGTTTCCAGACCCCAGTAGAAACTTCCTCTCCGAACCCAAGGAGGAGATCAGGCAAGATCTGTGCTGGGCAGAGCCTTTGGAGTGGGGCACAGGAGTGAGGAGGGTGAGtcattcccttctctcctgggaggGTGAGACCTATACTGTGAAGTTAGTCTGGGGTCAGAAATCTTGCCTGCTAGAGGATATGGGGACCAAGGCTGAAAGAGAACATTTCTGCATGGCTATTTATTGACCAGGAAAGAAGCAGAGTAGTGGGAAGGAGTGCTTCTGGACCTTAAGGAGCAGAATTTTGGGTTGGGAGGGAGGGCAATGTAGTAAAACTCAAATTTCTGTGTCAGGGGACTTGGGCTTGAGTTCCAGTTCTGCCTCCAAGTCCCAATTTCCCCATCTCTACATTTGAATATAAGACTAGGTGGTCTGGGAGGTCACTTTCAGCAATGATATTCTGAATGTCTCTGAGCAGTGGGACTCTTAGGGAATTTAGGCCCTTGGATGGCCCTGTTGAAAGAGAATTGCCAAGATTACAAATACCTTTATGGTGTTTTATCAGACAATATGAAGCACAAACAGGATGAATGGGTACAGGAGGAATTGTGGTATTGAGGTATAATAGAGGTCCAGTTCACCTTTCACCATCCCCAGATATTAGATAGTATCCTGAACTTGTTTAATTCAACATTTCAAATCAAATAACATTTACTAAGCAAGGCACTGTGCGGGATCCACAGGCGAATATTATAGGCCCTGTTCTCTGGGGATTTCCAGCTTAAAGAGTACATGTGAGGAGGAAGGAAACACATAATATAATTCTAGTATATAAGGCACACACTGGTTTGTATAACAGAATTTTTATAGTGTCTTTTGGAAGTACAGAAGTTTTTATATGCTCAAATCCATCCATTTTAGACCTTTAGACTTTTCTCTTCCTGCGATCAAGTAGTcccttgatattttcttttagggttttttttttcctccccagttTTTACATTTCACATCTCTGTCTCTCTGGATTTTGTTTTCAGGTATTGCCTCTTATTCCTTACTCCACTGCCGCTAATCAATAACCAAGGACCATGTGACCATTGCTCAGAGGAACCTGAACCCgcaggtgatggtggtgaatgaaAGGAACACAGCCTCCCTGGGTAaagcctctcctctctctctctctctgagaatATCACTCCACCATTTGTGGTTTCCTCAGAGGCTCAAATGGATGGTGGTCCTGAAATCAGAAGACTCACCCACCACCCTCAGGGATTTGCAGGTCAGAGAGTTGAGGACCTCATTAGTCCTCATCCATTCTCCAGCCATCCAAGAGTGCGCTTATGCACAGTTGCCTGGACACCCCTAGTGTCCTGCTGGCCCCATGGTctcttctttgccttttcctaTTTCTCTAGCCAAGAACCCACCCCCTTCCTAGTGCCTGGGAATTCTTCCAGGATTTCTGAGGGAATTTCCTATCCATTTCGGCAGAGGGCAAACTCCCCTCAAACTTAGTGCTCCCTCATCTGACAAGTCTTGCCCCTTCCTCAGGTCCCCCAGAACCACCTGGGCCTTCCTCACAGCACATCCATGGGCATTTCCCATTCTTCCTACTGTTAGAAATTTCGGAACGCAGTCATAGAGGGCATGGAGACCAATCGACTTCAGGCAGGAAAGTTTTATTTGCATGTCAGCATGGTGGAGGTTTGAAGTAAAACTTCAGCCCATCTGAGACAAAGGGAGAGGTGTATTTATGCTTTTCCTTTGGGGGTGGTCAGTTGGTAAAATGCACAGAGGTTTAGCTGATGGGCCAAGTGGTGATTAGGCCCGGGGGTCTGCCAGGGTGGGAATTGAGAAGGAATGGCGTGGAACCAATGGGTAAGTGAGTGGTGGGGTTTTGCCCTTTTAAGGATTGGACTGTATATAGCTGGAGAAGGGGGGCATTGGGCAGGATGCAGTGGCTGCAATATGTCATTCTGGCCACGAGGAAGTTTAGCACAAAAGGCTTGTCTAATGTGTGGTTTGTGAAACCTGCATTTGGAGTGGAATTTTTCAACACCTATCTGCCCCTTCTAACCCACATTCTCATCTCAATAAGCTTATACATTTTATGACTTCCTTTGTCCCCTCTGTCTTATCATTCTCCAACTGGCATTCCTAGCGTATTCCACCCTTGTCTAACCTGTTTTCCCATGTCTCTATCTTAATGATGCTACCATTCTTGATATCCAATCTTGGACCTGATGACCTTGGATTCTTGCCTTCAGTAATATTCTAGTCTAGATATCTATTCTGATATCTGTGGATGCTTTCCTGGAACTAGCtagatttttttgttctctgtcccAAGTAGCAAGACTAGGGTCTTGCTATCTCATTCACgtctccattcattcaacaaacatttattgggcacctacaaAGTGCTAAGCCCTCTAATGGTCACCCATAACTGCATTCCTGAAGTTGTCTCCCAACTCATTTCCCTTCCTCCATTCCTTTTTTCTGTCTGGACCAATGTTCCAAAAGCATTCTTTACCTGATTTCACTTTTGGGTAGGATAATTGAAAATGTATTGTCCAAACTAGGGTACTTCTGTGAATTAAGGGGGACACTATTAATAATGATGCTTGGATAACAGATTAAACCAGCAGCATTCTGGGAAAACCAGAATATATTATCACCCTGTTCCTAGGTAACATCTCTTAGAtgctttctttttcagtttctcttaATTTACTCCCCATGGGGTACCCCAACTGCCTCTCTTCTCTGTTGACAACTTCATAAAGCTGAAAGAAATATTCATGTGTTGAGGGTAGGTAGGAAGTATGGAGACTGGGAAAAATGAATGGCAGTGCTTGaaaagctgtattttttttttcccttcctttattagagaagttgtgggtttacagaacaaccattcataaaatacaggattcccatataccaccccacgaccaacactttgcattggtgtggaacatttgttacaattcatgatggcacatttttatagttgtactattaattaaagtccatggtttaacttcgGGTTCACTTTTAATGTAGTGtaggtccatggattttttttttttctaatttttattctgccCTCATATATAaagtctaatatttccccttttaatcatattcaggtatatatatttcagttcaCTTTTGTTATAACCAGACTATAGTTGAGTTTACCATTAGGAGTTAGATGGCTGTAGATCTGGGAATGGATGATGAGGCAGAAGGAAACCAGGATAGATTTTATACTATTTATTGCCCATTATGATGCTGGGCATGTTTGGCTTCTCTTAGCACCTGGCTTTACGTAAGCCTTCACTTTGATCTCTCTGACTATATCTAGCCTTATTTCTCTCACCTTCTTTGATCTCCTGCCTTTGAATActtacccaacatgtggtctacaCATCTTGTTGTCCTTGGATAATTCTCTGTCTGCTAGTACAGAGAACAGGTGACATGTACAATTTTTGTTTCTCGTGTCAGATGGTGAAATGGGGAATGAGGAGGTGTTGAATCCAAAGAAtcatttctgaaaaatcagaatATCATTAAATTTCAAGAGGACTGCACAGAGGTATTGCCAAGGACCTCAAAATCTAAAAACCCTCTGAAAGGAAAGAAGACTAGGAAGGCCACTGGGATGCTCCAAGCAAGAGAAAATGAGGAGAAAGATAAGAAACTTCAAACATGAGACAGTTAAAGACAATAAAACAGTCACAGAAGTAAGTAACCAGGAATGTGAAAAAGATTctgacttttcaacaaatgagagATTTCAGGCTGAAAAGAAACAGTATATCTGTAAtgagtgtgggaaagcctttagtcAGAGTGCAAACCTTACGGTACATGAGAGAatccacacaggagagaaaccctataagTGTAAGgagtgtggaaaagccttcagtcacAGTTCCAACCTTGTTGTTCATCGAAGAATCCACACTGGACTGAAGCCCTACAAATGCAATGACTGTGGGAAATCTTTCAGTGGTAAGTCACACCTCATTCGACACCAGGGAATCCACAGTGGGGAGAAAACTTATGAATGTAAggagtgtgggaaagcctttagtaGGAGTTCAGGTCTTATTTCACATCACAgagttcacactggagaaaagccctaCACTTGTATcgagtgtgggaaagcctttagtcGTAGTTCAAACCTTACTCAACACCAGAGAatgcacaaaggaaaaaaagtttacaaatgtaaggaatgtgggaaaacTTGTGGTTCTAATACAAAGATTATAGACCATCAGAGAATACACACTGGGGAGAAGTCTTATGAATGTGATGAGTGTGGAAAAGCTTTCATCCTGAGGAAGATGCTTAATGAACATCAGAGACTTCATCGTAGAGAGAAACCTTACAAGTGTAATGAGTGTGGAAAAGCTTTTACTTCTAATTGAAACCTTATGGATCATCAGAgagttcacactggagagaaaccatataagtgtaatgaatgtgggaaaaccttcaggcAGACTTCTCAAGTTATTCTACATTTGCGAACCCACACTAaggagaaaccctataaatgtagtgaatgtggaaaagcctatCGTTACAGCTCACAGCTTATTCAACACCAGAGAAAACACAATGAGGAGAAAGAAGCGTCATGAATAACATATTGTTGGTAGTAAGGTTAATTGCCACTTTTCTGAAAAGCAATTTGTTAGTGTATCAACCTTAAATCTACTTCTAAGAATCCATATTAAGAAAGTAGTCAGAAGTAGACAAAGATGAACAAAAGGGATATTCATGCCAACATCATATATAATTGAGAAAAGGAAACTAGATTTTCAACAGTACAGagtttaaatgaatgaaagaccaTCCCTATGATGGTTTCACAAccattataaacattttaaagaatatttaatgtcATGGGAAAATGATTTGAATGAAATGGaagataaaagaaagtaaaaacaatgaagtatgatccaaatttttaaaaacagtatttatatataggaaaaaaaattggaaagaaataaaccaaaccaaaatgttaacagtgattaTCTGTGTGTGACAGGATTGTAGGtgattcctcttttctttttacttttttatgtcTCCTACATTTTGCACATGAATGGTACTACTTTTATATTCAGAAGAAATATACAGTATCTTTTCAGTGCAATGAGCACATTCTCATTTTTCCTCAATAGTGTTATGAAAGGGGCATAGAATATTGAGTCTAAAGTCTTGGAATTGCACCCTAATGCTGACACTCGGTAGCAGTGGAACCATGGACAAGTCGCTTCCTTTTAAAGCCTGTTTTCTGTTTAATAAAATCATAACAAACACCAATCCTTTATCTTTTGTCCTTTTGAGATAAGCTGACTTTCCAGTTGTCAACAAAATGTATAATCCACATACTTAAATCACTGTTGGGTTAAAAGAATACTGCAAAAATGTACTGCATATTTCTCTTCCACAGTTTTGGAAGGGATCTACAGATAAAAGAGAGCAATCTAGGCTCCATCTGTTTAATATATGTCTAGAgaacaggggaaaaaaagtgctcttaagaaattgaaacaactgcAGGttcaaaaactttaaagaaaCATTGTTACCTTAATATAAAACTAGTGGAAGATTCTGCCTTCACGTTATGTATCGCTTAGTGGCTAACAGCACAGACTTTGGGTcagatctcatttaatccttacaacattTATATAAGAAAATTGAGTTTCAGTGAGGTTAGGTGACTAGCTTTTGAGTAGTTGGTGCCAGGATTTGAATTTAGATCTGACTTCAAAGTCCATGCTTTCTTCATTGTAACAAAGTACCTCTGCCCACCATCCACCATTGGTTGTCATTGCGAGGCCAGTCAGGGTCCTCTTGGATAGCAACCTCTAGAATTATTTGACCATGGCTTCATAAGGAAGATGCTATCAGTGTTATCTGAGTTAGATTTATAATCTATCTTGCCAGCTTGTAATTTAGTTTTAAGGTTTATATAGTTCTTTCTTACTGTTACTGGAAAGAAATAGGTGGAGAGTGTGAAGATTGTATATTTATGTGAAAAGAGATTGGTTTTGTCCTATTTTGGTAGGATAGTAGATAACATAATTTTGTGATATAATAGTCCCTCTTTGCATGGTTATTCAAAGCAGGATTTGGAGGTCTTCAAACAGATTTGTTGCATTCAAGGTATAGGTCTGCTGTATTGTCTATCATCTTGGGGTAGGGACCTCTCCAGGTGTCTGGAGACACCTGGACACAAAGGTAGAGTAAGCCACCTGTGGCAGTAGTAAGCAGCATTGTGGCAGTAAGGGTGCTTCCATTATTTTCTGTTGTCACATGtcctttcaaaataaatgaagaggtTTGTGTGTTCCATGCATTTTTTCATGCCAGCCATTCCCACCTGCGGATTACCAGTATGAAAATTCCCCATGACCAATGTCTGGTCCTGCTAAAACTACCTTAAGAAAACAGGCAATTAGCTGTCTATGTGGCAttcaggagatttttttttttttttttgagctttttaTTGATGTTTCCTGTAGCACTGAGCCCATAATCTgtccaaaacattttctcatcACTTTGtcataatgtctgaaatttattCCTTCAGATAggcttttctttctcatcttAAAAGATTTGTGATATTCAGGAATAAATACCTTCTGAGAAGGGTACCATGTCCTCTCAAACCCAGATATCTGAATACATCACAGTTGAATACATCTGTGAGCATCCAGCTCATTCCATCCTTCAAGCACTTTCATGGTACCCTGTGGAATTCAAGGTCTTTCTCTTTGAATGTGTTTTCTTCACCTTCTTGTTCTAATGGATTGTTCTCTAAAAGCAGTGCTTCCTCTGCAGTCTCACAATTGTTAGTTTTTGTCTCCTTCATGTGCCCCTCTCTGTACTGCCATTCTTTctctgttcattaaaaaaaaacccaggtcTTTTGAAATGTACATCACTAGACTACTAttatccaccccaccccacccccgttcTTGTCATACCCTGGCCTCCTGGGCACTCTCATTTAAGTTTTTAGTATACTGAATATTCCTGAGGAATCTGAAGAGGGAATATTTTTACCCACAGGCATGCTGGTTGTGTAGAATTGCTCTGtgtgtaataaaaatatatatgtctcTTTTTAGTTGAGAGAAAAATGTGAACTAAAATTTCATTTGGTATAGCATTAATTAAAGGGACATATATAAGACAAAAAATCCTACATAGAGAGGAAAATGTCTCACAGAACTTAGAGAGATTTTGCCTAGATGGTGTGTCCTGTGTTAGGTCTTGCTTGAAAATGAGAAGATTGAAACCAAAAAGAGGCTTAAGTAGTTGAGTAATACAGTTGGATCCAActcttataaaactaaaatttaattttggctTTGTATTCCCAGTGATAGACttcattttttgattttttccattcaacataaagagaaaagaatgcaCATATTGTCAGATTGTTTTTAGTAACTATATTAGTTTTAATCACCTCTGATGTTATAAAATGAGTCATAAATCTGTTTTTGCAGGCAATAGTGGTAATTGCTCCAATAAATAGCTTTTATTCTTTACTTAGGTTGTAAAGAACatccttgttttctgtttctttctttttgcttccttttctttgttcagAGTGGGAAGAAAACTATTCAATCTGCTTTTCTTTAACAGCTAACTTTTTTGGAATGAAGTGATTCTGGCTCATTTCTGATTCAAACaacatgaagcttgttactttcACAGTTGTAATTCATAAATGAGAGTTTGACAGCCATTAGAAATTTCCTCCTGTTATTTTCTTCAAGGACTTCTACAGCCAGTTGTAGTCTTACCCTGTCTCTGGCCCCATCTGTGTTTCAAACTTGTACTACTGCATACTCCTCAGG from Choloepus didactylus isolate mChoDid1 chromosome 1, mChoDid1.pri, whole genome shotgun sequence harbors:
- the ZNF660 gene encoding LOW QUALITY PROTEIN: zinc finger protein 660 (The sequence of the model RefSeq protein was modified relative to this genomic sequence to represent the inferred CDS: substituted 1 base at 1 genomic stop codon), which codes for MRRKIRNFKHETVKDNKTVTEVSNQECEKDSDFSTNERFQAEKKQYICNECGKAFSQSANLTVHERIHTGEKPYKCKECGKAFSHSSNLVVHRRIHTGLKPYKCNDCGKSFSGKSHLIRHQGIHSGEKTYECKECGKAFSRSSGLISHHRVHTGEKPYTCIECGKAFSRSSNLTQHQRMHKGKKVYKCKECGKTCGSNTKIIDHQRIHTGEKSYECDECGKAFILRKMLNEHQRLHRREKPYKCNECGKAFTSNXNLMDHQRVHTGEKPYKCNECGKTFRQTSQVILHLRTHTKEKPYKCSECGKAYRYSSQLIQHQRKHNEEKEAS